The Erythrobacter litoralis HTCC2594 nucleotide sequence CCGTTTTGAGTTTCACTGCCATCATCCGCAAAGTCGGGCCGAAGAAGACCTGACGATGGCTGAAACACGCCGCCTTTTTTCGACACCTTTTGTCATTGATGAGCTACAAAGCGCTGCGGGCATCGCGGCACTGCGGCAAGCCATCGAGGCCGAACATGCGCGCGACGGGCAGGGCGTCAGCATCTCCAATATCGGTGGCTGGCATTCCAACACCCGGATGCTCGAATGGGGCGGGGAGGCGGCGCGGGCGCTGGCTTACAAGTCCATGACTATGGCCGATGCAATCACGCAGGATGCCAAGAGCTCGCAAGCGAGCCGTTTCGGATGGGTGCCCGAGATGTGGGCCAATGTCTCATCCAAGGGTCATGCCAACCAATATCACTTCCATCCCGGGAGCTTCTGGTCGGCCGTCGCCTATATCGACGATGGCTATGGCGGAAGCGACGATCCTGCCTTGGGAGGCGAGCTCCAATTGCTCGATCCGCGCATGCCGATGGTGCGCATGACCGCGCCGGACCTGCGTATGCTCGATGCCGATGGTAAGCCGCAGCAGAACGAAATTTCCATCCACCCGAAGACTGGAATGATCGTGATGTTTCCGAGCTGGCTGCAACACGCGGTCCGGCCGTTTCACGGCTCCGGGACGCGCATCTCGATCGCAATCAATCTGGTGGCGGCGCTGAAGACTGGCTGACCTTCAGCGATAGTCCGGGTTGGGGGCGTCGAAGCGATGGCCCTCGTTCCATAGATCTTTCGAATTGCCATGGGCAGGGATGCCCCCCGCATCTTTCAACATGCGCGCCAGATGCAACAGGTTCCACGTCGCGAAAGTCGTGTTGCGCCGGGTAAACTCGTTGTCGTCTCCCACGTAGCCGCTGCCATCTTCTTTCGGGTCGCCATAGCTTGGGCCGGGGCCCGCTTCGCCGATCCATCCGGCGTCGGCTTGCGGCGGGATCGTGTATCCAACGTGCTGAAGCGAATAGAGTGTGCCCATGGCGACGTGTTTGATCCCGTCTTCATTGCCGGTGACGATGACGCCGCCAACCTTGCCGTAGAATACATATTGTCCCTTGTCGTTGGTCTCGCCCGAGTGGGCGTAGAGCTTTTCGATGAATTTCTGACAGACCGAACTTTTCTCGCCCAGCCAGATGGGGGTTCCAATGACCAGAATGTCGGCATCGCGGATGCGCGGCCAGAGCTGTGGCCACTCGTCCGTTTCGAACCCGTGTTCGGTCATGTCGGGATAGACACCGGGCGCGACATCATGATCGACGAAGCGGATCTGCTCGAGAGATACACCATTGCGCACCATGATCGCGGCGACGATGCCCAGCAGCTTGTCGGTATGCGATCCCTGCGGGGACGGCTTGAGCGTACAATTCACCGTGACTGCCTTCAGATCGCTGAAGTCGGTCGTATTCTCGCTGCACAGTCTCTCTTGCGTTGTATCGAGCATTCGCGCCTCCCATTCCCGCTGCGATACACCCTGAACGCGCGAACCACGGATTCTGCCCCGAGCGGTGTTGCGAGCCGCGCAGGAGGGCGGTAAGGGCGCGTGCATTCCTATGCACGGCTACGCGCCCAACCGCTTCTCAGGACAGGATAACGCATGAATTTCGACGACATGACCGCCAAGATCGCATCGGCCGACGGCTTCATCGCAGCCCTCGACCAGTCGGGTGGATCGACGCCCAAGGCTTTGCGTGGCTACGGTGTCGAGGACAGCGAATGGGATGGCGACGAGCAGATGTTCGACAAGATCCACGAAATGCGCTGCCGCATCGTAGAAAGCCCCGTCTTCAACGGCGAAAAGATCGTCGGT carries:
- a CDS encoding 2OG-Fe(II) oxygenase family protein translates to MAETRRLFSTPFVIDELQSAAGIAALRQAIEAEHARDGQGVSISNIGGWHSNTRMLEWGGEAARALAYKSMTMADAITQDAKSSQASRFGWVPEMWANVSSKGHANQYHFHPGSFWSAVAYIDDGYGGSDDPALGGELQLLDPRMPMVRMTAPDLRMLDADGKPQQNEISIHPKTGMIVMFPSWLQHAVRPFHGSGTRISIAINLVAALKTG
- a CDS encoding flavodoxin family protein; its protein translation is MLDTTQERLCSENTTDFSDLKAVTVNCTLKPSPQGSHTDKLLGIVAAIMVRNGVSLEQIRFVDHDVAPGVYPDMTEHGFETDEWPQLWPRIRDADILVIGTPIWLGEKSSVCQKFIEKLYAHSGETNDKGQYVFYGKVGGVIVTGNEDGIKHVAMGTLYSLQHVGYTIPPQADAGWIGEAGPGPSYGDPKEDGSGYVGDDNEFTRRNTTFATWNLLHLARMLKDAGGIPAHGNSKDLWNEGHRFDAPNPDYR